Proteins from one Coffea arabica cultivar ET-39 chromosome 8c, Coffea Arabica ET-39 HiFi, whole genome shotgun sequence genomic window:
- the LOC113705341 gene encoding uncharacterized zinc finger CCHC domain-containing protein At4g19190: MDEEEGGGIRLSKRFSDKGGEVDYKTKAGTAWSHSYLNQKPWHPLSYPNQRRKWIAEQTHAQRERRAEEVAREYAQEQEFFRQSALISKKEKEKMETMKAVSFMYVRPPGYNAESAKAADMADERKKQEQEQNNTSQGPFEHGASTSMKHESLPSSEEKKKPRPKDVFGRALPTEEQFEVLKNAPRLETGVAGRSKPFGVEIRNVKCLRCGNFGHQSGDRECPLKDAIMPSEENRLKRDDPLTAIQALTDVNEPLKWELKQKPGLSPVRGGFRADDPNQQIVAEDIFDEYGGFLSGDNIPDLLANFSSSEPKKKSSSKRKHKRQLSPTEVSGREKWSSSNDDGGRRLEKKRHKKSSRKHSHSSLADNLDSNMLQKGNRSLAGGERDRHLKKKRSDRKSQKHSVSSLQENSDSDVPYDHRDNGSSSGDDRKRRSKLSPSSGDDHGRRLEKKRHHKSPRKHSRSSLPDKSDFDMPYNNRNDHRSSAGGDRISKLKDRRHEKKSRVHSESSLQENSNSGVPYNHQDDGSSSGDDRKRRSKKIHKRKSPKDSYSSQSEISDYDRHCRSSRYKHSHPTSSENSDSDGHYRNRRHRHGYRH; the protein is encoded by the exons ATGGATGAAGAAGAAGGAGGAGGAATAAGGTTAAGCAAGAGATTTTCAGACAAAGGAGGAGAGGTTGATTACAAAACCAAAGCAGGCACCGCTTGGTCTCATTCTTACCTCAATCAGAAGCCATGGCACCctctttcttaccctaatcaaCGCCGCAAGTGGATCGCCGAGCAGACTCACGCCCAGCGAGAACGCCGCGCTGAAGAAGTTGCCCGCGAG TATGCTCAGGAGCAGGAATTTTTCCGCCAGTCAGCTCTCATCTCcaagaaggagaaagaaaag ATGGAGACGATGAAAGCTGTTAGCTTTATGTATGTCAGACCACCTGGTTACAATGCAGAGAGTGCTAAAGCTGCAGACATGGCTGATGAGAGGAAGAAGCAAGAGCAGGAGCAAAATAACACTTCCCAAGGACCATTTGAACATGGTGCTTCCACGTCGAT GAAGCATGAATCTTTGCCTTCTAGTGAGGAGAAAAAGAAGCCCAGGCCAAAGGATGTCTTTGGTCGTGCCTTGCCAACAGAAGAACAATTTGAAGTCCTTAAGAATGCTCCAAG GCTAGAGACAGGTGTTGCTGGCAGGTCCAAACCATTTGGAGTGGAGATACGCAATGTAAAATGCTTACGATGTGGAAACTTTGGCCATCAAAGTGGTGATCGTGAATGCCCATTGAAAGATGCTATAATGCCTAGTGAAGAGAATAGATTGAAAAGAGATGATCCTTTAACAGCTATCCAGGCTCTGACAGATGTGAATGAG CCATTGAAGTGGGAGCTGAAACAAAAGCCAGGATTGAGTCCCGTTCGAGGTGGGTTTAGGGCTGATGATCCAAACCAACAAATCGTTGCTGAGGACATATTTGATGAGTACGGAG GGTTTCTAAGTGGAGATAACATCCCTGACTTGCTGGCCAATTTTTCATCAAGCGAGCCAAAGAAAAAGTCATCTAGTAAGAGGAAACATAAAAGGCAGTTATCACCTACTGAAGTAAGTGGTAGAGAAAAGTGGTCATCTTCCAATGATGATGGTGGCAGAAGATTGGAGAAGAAGAGACACAAGAAGTCATCAAGAAAGCATTCTCACTCAAGTTTGGCAGATAACTTAGATTCCAACATGCTTCAAAAGGGTAACAGATCATTGGCTGGTGGTGAAAGGGATAGacatttgaagaagaaaagaagtgatAGGAAATCACAGAAGCATTCAGTGTCAAGTTTGCAGGAAAACTCTGATTCTGATGTGCCATATGATCATCGAGATAATGGGTCATCATCTGGTGATGATAGGAAAAGGAGATCAAAGCTGTCACCATCTTCTGGTGATGATCATGGGAGGAGATTGGAGAAGAAGAGACATCATAAGTCGCCAAGAAAGCATTCTCGCTCAAGTTTGCCGGATAAGTCAGACTTTGACATGCCATACAATAACCGAAATGACCATAGGTCATCAGCTGGTGGTGATAGGATTAGTAAATTGAAGGACAGAAGACATGAGAAGAAGTCAAGGGTGCACTCAGAGTCAAGTTTGCAAGAAAACTCAAATTCTGGTGTGCCGTATAATCACCAAGACGATGGGTCATCATCTGGTGATGATCGAAAAAGGAGATCAAAAAAGATACATAAGAGGAAGTCACCAAAGGATTCTTACTCAAGTCAATCTGAGATCTCTGACTATGATAGGCATTGCAGGAGCAGTAGGTACAAGCATTCTCATCCAACCTCATCTGAGAATTCGGACTCTGATGGGCATTACAGAAATCGTCGTCATCGTCATGGTTATCGCCATTAG